The following are encoded in a window of Flavobacterium psychrotrophum genomic DNA:
- the egtD gene encoding L-histidine N(alpha)-methyltransferase: MMTQADKSLHISAMERGNIKDQFKTDVKKGLGDTPKKLQSKYFYDAIGDGLFQQIMTMPEYYLTRCELDIFKNRTVDLATLITNAGTAFDLIELGAGDATKSSYLLKHLIRQNIEFAYMPIDISGNILNVLNEKLKADIPGLPITCLEGDYFTMLKKATKISGRRKVVLFLGGNIGNMEQEEALAFCLELREHLNPGDIVVMGFDLKKNPQTILDAYNDKAGITAAFNLNMLARINRELQANFNIDSFKHYQNYDPLTGACRSFLISCDDQKVSIDEKIISFAKDEFIYMEVSQKFSQEDIQVLANATGFEITCSVTDSNGWFTDSLWVAQ; the protein is encoded by the coding sequence ATGATGACACAAGCAGATAAATCGCTGCATATTAGTGCTATGGAGCGAGGGAATATAAAGGATCAGTTTAAGACCGATGTAAAAAAAGGCTTGGGCGATACCCCTAAAAAATTGCAGTCTAAATATTTTTATGACGCAATCGGCGATGGTCTTTTTCAGCAAATTATGACAATGCCGGAATATTACCTTACCCGTTGTGAACTTGATATATTTAAAAACAGGACAGTTGATTTAGCTACCCTTATTACTAATGCAGGTACAGCATTCGACCTTATCGAACTTGGCGCAGGAGATGCTACAAAATCGTCGTATCTTCTAAAACACCTTATTCGCCAAAATATCGAGTTTGCATATATGCCCATTGATATTTCGGGTAACATCCTGAATGTCTTAAATGAAAAACTTAAGGCTGATATACCGGGGTTACCTATAACTTGCCTGGAAGGTGATTACTTTACAATGCTTAAAAAGGCAACTAAAATATCAGGACGACGAAAGGTAGTTTTATTTTTGGGAGGGAACATTGGCAATATGGAACAAGAAGAGGCGCTTGCATTTTGCCTTGAACTTAGGGAGCACTTAAATCCTGGCGATATCGTAGTAATGGGTTTCGACCTTAAAAAGAACCCACAAACTATATTAGATGCATATAACGACAAGGCCGGAATAACCGCCGCATTTAACCTTAATATGCTTGCCCGTATAAACCGCGAGTTACAAGCTAACTTTAATATAGATAGTTTTAAGCACTACCAAAATTATGACCCACTTACCGGAGCTTGCCGTAGTTTCCTTATAAGCTGTGATGACCAGAAGGTTTCCATAGATGAAAAAATTATTTCTTTTGCTAAAGATGAATTTATTTATATGGAAGTGTCCCAAAAATTCTCCCAAGAGGATATTCAGGTACTTGCCAACGCCACAGGTTTTGAAATCACGTGCTCTGTTACTGATTCTAATGGGTGGTTTACAGACTCATTATGGGTTGCCCAATAA
- a CDS encoding SDR family NAD(P)-dependent oxidoreductase yields MDLQLKGKTALVTGSTGGIGYGIALGLLREGTTVYVNGRSRESVNTAITKLKQEVPGALVEGFVADFAKVEEVNQLISALREVDILINNVGVYGDQPFETTGDEVWLHDFEVNVLSGVRLSRHYAPLMKAKNWGRIIFISSESAINIPEDMILYGVTKTAYLALSRGLAKHLKGTNVTVNAILPGPTLAEGTAKMFEQIARDKGISVEQAQIEFIKEKRPSSIIQRWADTQEVANMVVYIASPLSSATSGAALRVDGGVVDSAF; encoded by the coding sequence ATGGATTTACAGTTGAAAGGTAAAACGGCACTTGTTACAGGTTCTACGGGTGGTATAGGTTATGGTATTGCCCTTGGCTTACTTCGAGAAGGTACCACAGTGTATGTAAATGGCAGGTCCCGGGAATCTGTAAATACGGCTATAACTAAACTAAAGCAGGAAGTTCCCGGAGCATTAGTTGAGGGTTTTGTCGCCGATTTCGCAAAGGTAGAAGAGGTAAACCAACTGATTAGTGCACTGCGTGAGGTTGATATTTTAATTAACAACGTCGGGGTTTATGGCGACCAGCCGTTTGAAACTACCGGCGATGAAGTCTGGCTGCATGATTTTGAAGTAAATGTTCTTAGCGGCGTTCGCCTTTCACGCCATTATGCACCGCTAATGAAAGCTAAAAACTGGGGACGTATTATTTTTATATCAAGTGAGTCGGCCATTAATATACCGGAAGACATGATACTTTATGGCGTGACAAAAACGGCATATCTTGCTTTAAGCCGCGGGTTGGCAAAACATTTAAAAGGGACTAATGTAACGGTCAATGCGATTTTACCCGGCCCTACATTGGCAGAAGGCACCGCTAAAATGTTTGAGCAAATTGCTCGTGATAAAGGTATTAGCGTCGAACAGGCACAAATAGAATTTATTAAAGAGAAACGTCCGTCATCCATTATCCAGCGCTGGGCAGATACCCAGGAGGTTGCTAACATGGTAGTGTACATAGCCAGCCCCTTATCATCGGCTACTTCGGGTGCGGCGTTACGCGTAGATGGCGGTGTGGTGGATAGTGCTTTTTAA
- a CDS encoding zinc-binding alcohol dehydrogenase family protein: MKAAVLRKAGGAENFSIEERSMPVPNEGEVLVKVRAFGLNRSELMTRKGLSPSVVFPRVLGIECIGQVEQDPSGFFARGQKVAAFMGGMGRDFDGSYAEYALLPVQLLTPFDSTLPWEVLGALPEMFQTAYGSLHKALKIQAGEVLLIRGGTSSVGLLAAQLAKEAGLRVIATTRNEAKRDLLLDNGADEVLIDNGNLAEVIKNNDHLKIDKVLELVGTATLKDSLHCTAQGGVVCMTGMLAEEWSIADFAPMDFIPVTVSLTVYNTGEIRIEGNFFQEFIKDIEGGAVKPAIKQTFSLDEIVEAHRFMETNSGGGKIVIIT; encoded by the coding sequence ATGAAGGCAGCGGTATTAAGAAAGGCTGGCGGTGCTGAAAATTTTTCGATAGAAGAGCGTAGTATGCCAGTACCCAACGAAGGCGAGGTGCTGGTAAAGGTCAGGGCTTTCGGATTGAACCGGTCGGAGCTGATGACCCGCAAGGGGCTTTCTCCCAGTGTGGTTTTCCCAAGGGTATTGGGTATTGAATGTATAGGGCAGGTAGAGCAGGACCCCAGCGGATTTTTCGCCAGGGGCCAAAAAGTGGCTGCCTTTATGGGGGGCATGGGGCGTGATTTTGACGGCAGCTATGCAGAATACGCTTTGCTGCCTGTTCAGCTTCTAACGCCTTTTGACAGTACCTTGCCCTGGGAGGTCCTTGGCGCATTACCGGAAATGTTCCAGACTGCCTATGGCTCACTTCATAAAGCACTTAAGATTCAGGCAGGCGAAGTGCTGCTTATTCGGGGTGGTACATCTTCGGTGGGTTTGTTGGCCGCACAACTGGCTAAAGAAGCCGGGCTTAGAGTGATAGCCACCACCCGAAATGAAGCTAAAAGGGATCTACTGCTTGATAATGGTGCCGATGAGGTGCTGATCGACAATGGAAATCTTGCTGAGGTTATTAAAAACAACGATCACCTTAAAATTGATAAAGTACTCGAACTGGTCGGGACAGCTACCTTAAAAGACTCTCTGCATTGTACGGCTCAGGGCGGTGTTGTCTGCATGACGGGTATGCTTGCTGAAGAGTGGTCGATTGCAGATTTTGCCCCCATGGATTTTATTCCTGTAACGGTAAGCCTTACGGTTTACAATACCGGAGAAATCCGTATTGAAGGTAATTTTTTTCAGGAATTTATAAAGGATATAGAGGGAGGTGCCGTTAAACCGGCCATCAAGCAAACCTTTAGCCTGGATGAGATCGTCGAAGCCCACCGCTTCATGGAAACCAATTCCGGCGGAGGCAAGATTGTAATCATTACTTAA
- a CDS encoding nuclear transport factor 2 family protein, whose amino-acid sequence MSYQEEKEAISNVLGRYAQVLNAAESALIPEFYSEDGLFIPDSMNVVYKRSDLKALGNTYLKESGFKIEYAIQNINIDERYAFVEALAKTSNRGALKQNNINKTSIDLFILKRTDAGWKIYRYIFNNVKQVS is encoded by the coding sequence ATGAGTTATCAGGAGGAAAAAGAAGCAATAAGCAATGTACTTGGGCGGTATGCCCAGGTACTCAATGCTGCCGAGTCAGCATTAATTCCGGAATTTTATTCCGAAGACGGTTTGTTTATACCCGACAGTATGAATGTGGTGTACAAACGCAGCGATCTAAAGGCCCTGGGCAATACCTATTTAAAGGAATCCGGCTTTAAAATCGAGTATGCTATACAAAATATCAATATCGACGAACGCTATGCTTTTGTCGAAGCTTTGGCAAAAACATCGAACAGGGGGGCTTTAAAACAAAATAACATTAATAAGACCAGTATTGACCTTTTTATACTGAAACGTACCGATGCTGGCTGGAAAATTTACCGTTACATTTTTAACAATGTAAAACAGGTTAGTTAA
- a CDS encoding tautomerase family protein, with protein sequence MPHIVVKFYPGTPEENKVKIAEGITKLIQEQTGKPEEYISVAIEEVDEAVWMDEVYNKEIKPNFEKLYKKPGY encoded by the coding sequence ATGCCACACATTGTAGTAAAATTTTACCCGGGTACTCCTGAGGAAAACAAAGTAAAAATTGCAGAAGGGATTACAAAGTTAATTCAGGAACAAACCGGTAAACCGGAAGAATACATATCGGTAGCTATAGAAGAGGTCGACGAAGCGGTATGGATGGACGAAGTGTATAACAAAGAAATAAAGCCAAATTTCGAAAAGCTGTATAAAAAGCCAGGGTACTAA
- a CDS encoding YybH family protein → MKKSIFLFAVAALFASCNNDDDNTATVQQESDAVKKLVTVSYRDALASSDPDNITAVFTTDGVVMGPGSPTANGTAQLDSAYEGIFSAVALELNFKVDEIIVGNNYAFVRSTSAGTVTVNASGTSAPEENREVFIAKKENNQWKLARYIYNKMGVLSQATTTQVVQNNTTSYNEQDSAAISSLVTNTYANALNASDAAAISNVFTADGVLMAPDAPTMEGTAAIKATYESVFSSLALHLAFTIDEVVIDGEYGYVRSHSAGTVTIAGQEAPAAYREIFIVKKVDNQWKLAWYEYNQPN, encoded by the coding sequence ATGAAAAAATCTATTTTTTTATTTGCAGTAGCTGCTCTTTTTGCATCCTGCAACAATGATGACGACAATACTGCAACTGTACAACAGGAAAGTGATGCCGTAAAGAAGCTGGTAACGGTATCCTATCGGGATGCACTGGCATCATCCGATCCTGATAATATAACGGCTGTATTTACAACAGACGGTGTGGTTATGGGACCAGGCTCACCCACGGCAAATGGTACCGCGCAGTTGGACAGCGCCTACGAAGGTATTTTTAGTGCGGTTGCTTTAGAACTGAATTTTAAAGTAGACGAAATTATTGTCGGAAATAATTATGCTTTCGTTCGTTCAACATCTGCCGGTACTGTCACGGTAAATGCTTCAGGCACATCAGCACCGGAAGAGAACAGGGAAGTTTTTATTGCCAAGAAAGAAAATAACCAATGGAAGCTTGCGCGATACATTTATAATAAAATGGGTGTATTAAGCCAGGCAACTACTACGCAGGTTGTTCAAAATAACACAACTTCCTATAATGAACAGGATAGTGCGGCTATTAGTTCGCTGGTAACGAATACGTACGCTAACGCACTTAATGCCTCTGACGCTGCTGCAATATCAAATGTGTTTACTGCAGATGGTGTTTTAATGGCTCCCGATGCCCCAACAATGGAAGGTACTGCGGCAATTAAGGCAACGTATGAAAGCGTGTTTAGCTCGCTGGCATTACACCTTGCGTTCACTATAGATGAGGTTGTAATTGATGGAGAGTACGGTTATGTACGTTCTCATTCGGCCGGTACTGTAACTATTGCCGGACAGGAAGCGCCCGCTGCCTACCGCGAAATCTTCATCGTGAAAAAAGTAGACAACCAGTGGAAGCTGGCCTGGTATGAGTACAACCAGCCCAATTAA
- a CDS encoding SDR family NAD(P)-dependent oxidoreductase, with product MAQLKDKVVFITGAGGGLGKAIAVAFAKVGAKVVVADIKEEFLNNTVKAVEAEGAEVLAVTVDVTDYESVKAALAKTVATFGTLDIGVNNAGVVGIGSIEEIDTNEWDRVLGVNAKGVFVCTKAELEIFKPKGAGAIINTASIAGKMGMAHLSHYVASKFAVIGFTNSIAKEVAATGITVNAICPGIVGTGMWRGEGGVADRWKLDGETEEQSWERNKQNLIPQGVDQTPEDIAEAVLFIAGAKHITGQAIAIDGGMTM from the coding sequence ATGGCACAATTAAAAGACAAAGTGGTATTTATAACCGGCGCCGGTGGCGGCTTGGGTAAAGCCATAGCAGTAGCATTTGCAAAAGTGGGCGCAAAAGTGGTAGTAGCAGATATTAAAGAAGAATTTTTAAACAATACCGTAAAGGCTGTAGAAGCGGAAGGCGCAGAGGTACTTGCTGTTACTGTAGATGTTACAGACTATGAATCGGTTAAGGCGGCACTGGCTAAGACCGTAGCAACTTTTGGTACGCTGGATATTGGTGTAAACAATGCTGGTGTTGTAGGCATTGGCAGTATCGAGGAAATCGACACCAACGAATGGGATCGCGTATTAGGCGTAAACGCCAAAGGCGTATTTGTATGTACCAAAGCCGAACTTGAAATATTTAAACCTAAAGGCGCAGGTGCTATTATAAATACCGCTTCAATCGCAGGTAAAATGGGTATGGCACACCTGTCGCACTATGTGGCTTCTAAATTTGCTGTGATTGGTTTTACCAACAGTATCGCGAAAGAAGTAGCCGCTACAGGCATTACCGTGAATGCTATTTGCCCGGGTATTGTAGGTACCGGAATGTGGCGCGGTGAAGGTGGCGTAGCCGACCGATGGAAGTTAGATGGCGAAACCGAGGAGCAATCCTGGGAGCGTAACAAACAAAACCTTATACCGCAAGGGGTTGACCAAACGCCTGAAGATATCGCTGAAGCGGTATTGTTCATAGCAGGCGCCAAACATATTACCGGACAGGCGATTGCCATAGATGGCGGTATGACCATGTAA
- a CDS encoding AraC family transcriptional regulator has product MTEIFKMFRITTAESEKIMQSVNEPHAHNFEELIIGMQGQLEHFIDFKSRLMDAPFISFITQGKVHRVRPLPKDGQCDIWVLRFKSEFIADTTFSLYASFHDKANICMQGNGCSEKLNMICGIIYDEYQQIAPDFAVIRQLLSALFTIIESERRKLNLDDEESKKIQGPTFKNFLHLLEEHYKEPKDVNFYADKLFMSSRNLNLICQAILQKSVSEIIEIRKLTEAKNLLMSTDKNVAEIGYLLGFNEKAYFTHAFKRKAGVTPTEFREEMQKLIS; this is encoded by the coding sequence ATGACAGAGATTTTTAAAATGTTCCGTATCACTACGGCAGAATCTGAAAAGATAATGCAGTCGGTCAATGAGCCCCATGCCCATAATTTTGAGGAACTCATCATTGGGATGCAGGGACAGCTGGAACATTTTATCGATTTTAAGTCGCGGCTTATGGATGCCCCTTTTATCAGTTTTATAACACAGGGCAAGGTCCATCGCGTTCGCCCCCTTCCTAAAGATGGGCAATGCGATATCTGGGTATTGCGGTTTAAAAGCGAATTTATTGCAGATACTACTTTTAGCCTGTACGCCTCTTTTCACGACAAGGCCAATATTTGTATGCAGGGCAATGGCTGCTCTGAAAAACTGAATATGATATGTGGCATCATTTATGACGAATACCAACAAATTGCTCCCGATTTTGCTGTCATTCGCCAATTGCTGAGTGCCCTGTTTACGATAATAGAATCGGAACGCAGAAAATTAAACCTGGATGACGAAGAATCTAAAAAGATACAGGGGCCTACTTTCAAAAATTTTCTGCACCTTTTAGAAGAACATTATAAAGAACCGAAGGACGTAAATTTCTACGCCGATAAGCTTTTTATGTCTTCGCGCAACCTAAATTTAATCTGTCAGGCCATATTGCAAAAAAGCGTTTCGGAAATTATCGAGATCCGAAAACTTACCGAAGCTAAAAACCTTTTAATGAGTACTGATAAAAATGTAGCCGAAATAGGTTATCTGCTGGGCTTTAACGAAAAAGCCTATTTTACCCATGCCTTTAAACGCAAAGCTGGTGTAACTCCAACCGAATTTCGTGAGGAAATGCAGAAGCTGATTTCCTAA
- a CDS encoding ester cyclase: MIHSILKQAAATVLVFTALTTTAFAQKKDDKAALVKQIKELTAANAEVAKHLSTFDTLDFTVFSNRDWTRLHESHAKNIKVHFPDGHTEIGLEQHIKTLDAMFVYAPDTRIKEHPFKIGSGNITAVMGYMEGTFTKPMPIGDGKFIQPTGKKYKLQMATIGVWENGTMIEEYLFWDNKSFMDQMGIGK; the protein is encoded by the coding sequence ATGATACATTCAATCCTTAAACAAGCAGCTGCTACAGTACTTGTATTTACAGCCCTGACTACAACCGCTTTTGCACAAAAAAAAGATGACAAAGCGGCCTTGGTTAAACAAATTAAAGAGCTTACCGCAGCGAATGCCGAAGTTGCAAAACACCTGTCCACTTTTGATACGCTTGATTTTACCGTTTTTAGCAACCGCGACTGGACACGCCTGCATGAGAGCCACGCCAAAAACATTAAAGTACACTTTCCTGACGGCCATACCGAAATTGGATTGGAACAGCACATTAAAACACTGGATGCTATGTTCGTTTATGCGCCGGATACCCGTATTAAGGAACACCCTTTTAAAATCGGTTCAGGCAACATTACTGCTGTAATGGGGTATATGGAAGGAACGTTTACAAAACCAATGCCTATTGGCGATGGCAAATTTATACAGCCTACTGGTAAAAAATACAAATTACAAATGGCAACTATTGGCGTTTGGGAAAATGGTACCATGATAGAAGAATATCTATTTTGGGATAACAAATCGTTTATGGACCAAATGGGAATTGGTAAATAA
- the ygiD gene encoding 4,5-DOPA dioxygenase extradiol, producing MDRKDFLKTMAILPLGAAALKLGTLKSVTDTFAPTERMPVLFLGHGNPMNALADNNFTQGFQAIAKTLPKPRAILCISAHWETKGTFVTAMKKPETIHDFGGFPKQLFDYQYPAPGSPELAMETQQLIKSVPVGLSDAWGLDHGCWTVVKFLYPNADIPVVEMSIDYSQPASYHYALGKELAALRRKGVLIVGSGNSVHNLQLAAWDKMMTPGYAFDWATTANEKIKKMILDKDHQSLINFDKQGREFKLAVPSPEHYIPLLYTLALQEKDEKATLFNDGIVAGSLNMLSVKIDKA from the coding sequence ATGGACAGAAAAGATTTTCTAAAGACTATGGCTATTTTACCTTTAGGGGCTGCAGCATTAAAGCTGGGCACTCTTAAATCAGTAACCGACACCTTTGCTCCAACAGAAAGGATGCCTGTCCTGTTTTTGGGGCACGGCAACCCTATGAATGCCCTGGCCGACAACAATTTTACCCAAGGGTTTCAGGCAATTGCCAAAACTTTGCCCAAGCCCCGCGCTATATTGTGTATATCGGCTCACTGGGAAACCAAAGGCACTTTTGTAACTGCCATGAAAAAGCCGGAGACCATACATGACTTTGGAGGCTTTCCAAAACAGCTTTTTGATTACCAATACCCTGCCCCCGGCAGCCCGGAGCTTGCTATGGAAACACAGCAGTTAATCAAATCGGTTCCTGTTGGATTGAGCGACGCATGGGGCCTTGACCATGGCTGCTGGACGGTAGTTAAATTTTTATACCCAAATGCAGATATCCCTGTAGTAGAAATGAGCATCGATTACTCGCAGCCCGCCTCTTACCATTATGCCCTTGGCAAAGAGTTGGCGGCACTACGACGCAAAGGCGTACTTATTGTGGGCAGCGGTAATTCGGTACACAACCTGCAGCTCGCTGCCTGGGATAAAATGATGACTCCGGGATACGCCTTTGACTGGGCTACCACGGCCAACGAAAAGATAAAAAAAATGATCCTGGATAAAGACCACCAGTCGCTTATTAATTTCGACAAGCAAGGCCGTGAGTTTAAACTGGCCGTACCAAGCCCGGAACATTATATTCCATTACTATATACACTGGCATTACAGGAAAAAGACGAAAAGGCTACGTTGTTTAATGATGGCATCGTGGCGGGGTCGCTCAATATGCTGTCGGTTAAAATAGACAAGGCATGA
- a CDS encoding alpha/beta hydrolase: MIKNKYVRGIIVILILVSTFSFTVMNSTPTQPKLHYLVRQPKVKTTHPPLLLLLHGVGGNEQNLFSFADALPDNYLVVSARGPLTLGANSFAWFQVDFSSGRPQINEIQAEAARVTLLDFIETLKKDLDFDEKQVYLMGFSQGGIMSYSVALTEPEKIKGIAVMSGRLLPEVKPLVADEKRLAKLKIFVSHGKQDQVLHFPFATEAVDYLESKGLNPDFHQYDDGHTVNQQMLADVITWLNKN; the protein is encoded by the coding sequence ATGATCAAAAATAAATATGTAAGGGGCATTATCGTTATCCTTATTTTAGTTTCAACTTTTAGTTTTACAGTTATGAATAGTACACCAACACAACCCAAGCTGCATTACCTGGTAAGGCAGCCCAAGGTTAAGACAACGCACCCTCCTCTATTACTTTTACTTCATGGGGTTGGGGGCAACGAGCAAAACCTGTTTTCATTTGCCGATGCATTGCCCGATAACTATCTGGTGGTTTCAGCACGCGGCCCACTTACCCTTGGTGCTAATAGCTTTGCGTGGTTTCAGGTCGATTTTTCGAGCGGCAGGCCACAGATCAATGAAATACAGGCAGAAGCCGCAAGGGTAACCCTACTTGATTTTATAGAAACCCTTAAAAAAGACCTGGATTTTGACGAGAAGCAGGTCTACCTGATGGGCTTTAGCCAGGGAGGTATTATGAGCTACAGCGTGGCACTTACCGAACCGGAGAAAATTAAAGGCATTGCCGTAATGAGCGGAAGGCTATTACCGGAGGTTAAACCTTTGGTTGCCGATGAAAAACGCCTGGCCAAATTAAAAATATTTGTATCGCACGGTAAGCAGGACCAGGTTTTGCACTTTCCTTTCGCTACAGAGGCTGTCGATTATCTGGAAAGCAAAGGCCTAAATCCTGATTTTCATCAGTATGATGATGGCCACACGGTAAACCAGCAAATGCTTGCCGATGTTATAACCTGGCTTAACAAAAATTAG
- a CDS encoding cupin domain-containing protein, which translates to MKAQDQYSGKLKIEKMMESGQNSMGQKIVYPDFKDAKVSMMKITFPPGETTGWHKHDIPVFSYVMQGTLTVEMEDHKIMEFKEGTCFAESFNLYHKGTNLGTSDVVVFVVYLGGDGKSLSIKKK; encoded by the coding sequence ATGAAAGCACAAGACCAATACAGTGGAAAACTAAAGATCGAAAAAATGATGGAATCCGGCCAGAACAGCATGGGCCAGAAGATTGTCTACCCCGATTTTAAAGATGCCAAGGTAAGCATGATGAAAATCACGTTTCCCCCCGGAGAAACAACCGGCTGGCACAAACACGATATTCCTGTATTCTCCTACGTGATGCAGGGAACACTGACTGTAGAAATGGAAGACCACAAAATTATGGAATTTAAAGAGGGCACCTGCTTTGCAGAATCCTTCAACCTGTATCATAAAGGCACAAACTTAGGAACCAGCGATGTAGTGGTTTTTGTAGTGTACTTGGGCGGAGATGGAAAAAGTTTATCGATTAAAAAGAAATAG
- a CDS encoding YceI family protein, giving the protein MKKFNVLTLAAVTLFLTACGGKSSEEVKTTEEQQVAEKTGEVLAVNLETSKVDWKAFHKGGMAPRWGTLAIKSGEVSVEGEALTAGDFVIDMTSLKVDPASVTEKDKKYSELEGHLKSADFFDVEKNPTADFKITSVTALDGAAAKDAVAGANKTISGNLTLKGKALNVTFPAKVTVANGTVTLEAKFTVNRTDWDIKFGSSEADPAEWMISKDIEIGINVSTAKK; this is encoded by the coding sequence ATGAAAAAATTTAATGTACTTACACTGGCAGCTGTTACTTTATTTTTAACGGCATGTGGTGGAAAATCATCTGAAGAAGTTAAAACAACCGAAGAGCAGCAGGTAGCCGAAAAAACAGGCGAAGTGCTTGCTGTAAACCTTGAAACATCTAAGGTAGACTGGAAAGCATTTCATAAAGGGGGCATGGCTCCGCGTTGGGGAACCCTTGCTATAAAATCAGGCGAAGTATCTGTTGAAGGTGAAGCGCTTACAGCTGGTGACTTTGTTATCGATATGACATCTCTTAAAGTAGACCCAGCCTCGGTAACAGAAAAAGATAAAAAATATTCTGAATTAGAAGGCCACTTAAAAAGCGCTGACTTTTTTGACGTTGAGAAAAACCCAACGGCTGATTTTAAAATTACCAGCGTTACCGCTTTAGATGGAGCAGCAGCGAAAGATGCAGTAGCAGGCGCTAATAAAACCATAAGCGGAAACCTTACCCTTAAAGGTAAAGCACTTAATGTTACATTCCCTGCAAAAGTTACGGTAGCAAACGGAACCGTGACACTTGAAGCTAAATTTACGGTTAACCGTACCGATTGGGATATCAAATTTGGATCTTCTGAGGCAGACCCTGCTGAGTGGATGATAAGCAAAGATATCGAAATCGGTATCAATGTTAGCACAGCCAAAAAATAA
- a CDS encoding PDDEXK nuclease domain-containing protein: MELNRQYYCALFTRRSLTRDGSEVLRPSIEGQLLENQRILFQDRYILEFIGLPDRASYSESELESKLIEKLEHFILELGTLNLSPGRTV; encoded by the coding sequence ATGGAATTAAACAGGCAATATTATTGTGCCCTTTTTACCCGGCGTTCGCTTACAAGAGACGGATCAGAGGTTCTAAGGCCATCTATAGAAGGCCAATTGTTAGAAAACCAAAGGATCTTATTTCAAGATCGTTATATCCTGGAATTTATCGGGTTGCCTGACCGAGCAAGCTATTCTGAAAGCGAACTCGAGTCAAAGCTGATTGAGAAGTTGGAGCATTTTATCCTGGAATTGGGTACTTTAAATCTGTCGCCAGGCAGGACCGTTTAA